In Lineus longissimus chromosome 13, tnLinLong1.2, whole genome shotgun sequence, one genomic interval encodes:
- the LOC135498024 gene encoding cyclin-T1-like isoform X4 — MCLAAKPTVVACVAIHLACKWSSWEFPKSKEGKDWWSYVDRSVTLEILDDLTQDFLNIIEKCPSRLKGKIMTWKSDDSLDKLQDQYAVTALSSFKDTRPSKPLLKDERPDDHKRSEPGTSRASSPQKMKPPSDKPDVGHPSAAVGASHAEVTAGMRRSKSDASLVHSFKEYKEIKARQEAAAAAQQRTGVGNGHAKPIPHAAGSSRPQPEIPPMTMRIRQPIPEVCKSQPMHDARRPQPGPEVRKPLPLPQEVRKPSQPGPDLRKSQSVQDVRKLQSETEARKSQSTPEVHKHPTPEGRKQATPEGRKRVTPEGRRQTTPEGRARREEQIKSPLIGKERCEVRLERIDSRDLSLSKSGRTDIKLDSDLKFERPDIKQERLSTSVKQERPDRSFSSTKQDRLDGQPDRLPSISLKIEKHGEERSAKPVKMDTSEPEKLHEREPLVMRIPVVEQLTAEREKKQEKKERERRERHERKRLEREREKEKEKEKEGLKLKIKIGGLQPEIQQEGGMNRSASSVDVRTHKLNMDSQQMPARHHHHHHHGHHHDQSSIRHSTSSSDLKLKINTSKLQPPPPGATPPPPGTESPGQRKELLGIRINKHDLKQKSSSSRKRPRSPSAGHHSKHSRRETFSPPKPSASNMMNRSIQDALGGDHPNGSGDPDPALPPQSDQASVGHVQLQDTLIQRQLIDLSKRQITYQRHVLSRQPSLPPLQAAPPMPDHPPLPQPPLPPPIPTEPPPPSPPLPPSQ; from the exons ATGTGCCTGGCTGCCAAACCCACGGTCGTGGCCTGCGTGGCGATTCACCTTGCCTGCAAGTGGTCAAGTTGGGAG TTTCCCAAATCGAAGGAAGGCAAGGATTGGTGGTCTTACGTCGACAGATCTGTCACATTGGAAATCCTTGACGACCTCACGCAGGATTTTCTGAATATTATCGAGAAGTGTCCCAGCCGTCTCAAGGGCAAGATTATGACATGGAAG tctGATGACAGCTTAGACAAGTTACAAGACCAGTATGCGGTGACTGCTCTCTCAAGCTTCAAGGATACGCGTCCGTCTAAG CCTTTGTTAAAGGATGAGAGACCTGATGATCACAAACGATCCGAGCCAGGAACAAGCCGTGCCTCCTCTCCGCAGAAAATGAAGCCGCCATCTGATAAACCAGATGTTGGCCATCCATCTGCTGCAGTTGGTGCTAGTCATGCGGAGGTGACAGCTGGGATGCGACGGTCCAAGTCTGATGCGAGTCTCGTGCACTCTTTCAAGGAATATAAAGAGATTAAGGCAAGGCAGGAAGCAGCAGCGGCCGCTCAGCAACGGACTGGTGTTGGTAATGGACACGCCAAACCTATTCCACATGCTGCTGGTTCCAGCCGGCCGCAACCAGAAATCCCACCTATGACCATGAGGATCAGACAGCCGATACCAGAAGTTTGCAAGTCTCAACCAATGCATGACGCACGGAGACCTCAACCAGGCCCAGAGGTTCGAAAACCTCTTCCGCTGCCGCAAGAGGTTCGTAAACCTTCTCAACCAGGACCTGATTTACGGAAATCTCAAAGTGTGCAAGATGTTCGCAAGCTTCAATCAGAGACAGAGGCACGAAAGTCTCAGTCCACACCAGAGGTGCATAAGCACCCAACGCCTGAAGGTCGTAAGCAGGCAACACCTGAAGGTCGTAAGCGGGTGACACCTGAAGGCCGTAGGCAAACAACGCCTGAAGGTCGAGCACGTCGAGAAGAACAAATTAAAAGTCCGCTGATTGGAAAAGAGCGGTGTGAAGTTCGATTAGAACGTATAGATAGCCGGGATCTATCTTTATCTAAATCAGGGCGGACTGACATTAAATTAGACtcagatttgaaatttgaaagacCTGATATTAAACAGGAAAGACTTAGTACCTCTGTCAAACAGGAGCGGCCAGATCGGTCGTTTTCCAGCACAAAACAAGACCGTCTGGACGGTCAACCGGATAGATTACCAAGCATCAGTTTAAAAATAGAGAAACACGGTGAGGAGCGATCTGCTAAACCAGTTAAAATGGACACTTCTGAGCCTGAGAAATTGCATGAGCGTGAACCGTTGGTTATGAGGATTCCTGTCGTTGAACAGTTGACGGCAGAGCGCGAGAAAAAGCAGGAGAAAAAAGAGCGTGAACGACGTGAGAGACATGAAAGAAAGCGCTTAGAAAGGGAGCGTgaaaaggagaaggagaaagagaaggaggggttgaagttgaaaataaaaataggTGGTCTGCAACCTGAAATACAACAGGAAGGAGGTATGAACCGATCAGCCAGTAGTGTTGATGTTAGGACTCACAAATTGAACATGGACTCACAGCAGATGCCTgcgcgtcatcatcatcatcatcatcatggacaTCATCACGATCAGAGTTCTATACGACACTCGACTAGCTCTAGTGAtttgaaattaaaaataaaCACTTCTAAACTTCAACCACCACCTCCTGGTGCGACACCTCCACCACCTGGGACAGAATCACCTGGCCAACGTAAAGAACTTCTAGGAATACGTATCAACAAACACGACCTCAAACAAAAGTCCAGTTCGTCGCGGAAACGGCCGCGTAGTCCATCAGCAGGGCATCATTCGAAACATTCGCGTCGAGAGACGTTCAGCCCGCCTAAACCTTCCGCATCGAATATGATGAATCGCTCAATACAAGATGCATTGGGTGGTGACCACCCAAATGGCAGCGGGGACCCTGACCCAGCTCTACCTCCACAATCGGACCAGGCAAGTGTTGGCCATGTCCAACTCCAAGACACATTAATACAGCGTCAGTTGATAGATCTATCCAAAAGGCAAATAACTTATCAGCGGCATGTGCTCTCGCGGCAGCCCTCGCTGCCTCCTTTACAAGCTGCACCGCCAATGCCTGACCATCCGCCCTTGCCACAGCCTCCCCTTCCACCACCAATACCCACAGAGCCCCCACCACCTTCACCCCCTCTGCCACCATCGCAGTGA
- the LOC135498024 gene encoding cyclin-T1-like isoform X1, translated as MAGGKEDRWCFTKAQIENSPSRKCGIDAEKELSYRQQAANYIQDMGQRLQVTQLCINTAIVYMHRFFMFHSFTKFHRNEIAAACLFLAAKVEEQPRKLEHVVSIAYRCLHRDQPSLDTKSEKYLEKAQELVCNENILLQALGFDITVDHPHTHVVKTCQLVRGKLKRISAAKNKYEEFFRKTLGLRVPPTVLASKDLAQTSYFLATNSLHLTSMCLAAKPTVVACVAIHLACKWSSWEFPKSKEGKDWWSYVDRSVTLEILDDLTQDFLNIIEKCPSRLKGKIMTWKSDDSLDKLQDQYAVTALSSFKDTRPSKPLLKDERPDDHKRSEPGTSRASSPQKMKPPSDKPDVGHPSAAVGASHAEVTAGMRRSKSDASLVHSFKEYKEIKARQEAAAAAQQRTGVGNGHAKPIPHAAGSSRPQPEIPPMTMRIRQPIPEVCKSQPMHDARRPQPGPEVRKPLPLPQEVRKPSQPGPDLRKSQSVQDVRKLQSETEARKSQSTPEVHKHPTPEGRKQATPEGRKRVTPEGRRQTTPEGRARREEQIKSPLIGKERCEVRLERIDSRDLSLSKSGRTDIKLDSDLKFERPDIKQERLSTSVKQERPDRSFSSTKQDRLDGQPDRLPSISLKIEKHGEERSAKPVKMDTSEPEKLHEREPLVMRIPVVEQLTAEREKKQEKKERERRERHERKRLEREREKEKEKEKEGLKLKIKIGGLQPEIQQEGGMNRSASSVDVRTHKLNMDSQQMPARHHHHHHHGHHHDQSSIRHSTSSSDLKLKINTSKLQPPPPGATPPPPGTESPGQRKELLGIRINKHDLKQKSSSSRKRPRSPSAGHHSKHSRRETFSPPKPSASNMMNRSIQDALGGDHPNGSGDPDPALPPQSDQASVGHVQLQDTLIQRQLIDLSKRQITYQRHVLSRQPSLPPLQAAPPMPDHPPLPQPPLPPPIPTEPPPPSPPLPPSQ; from the exons ATGGCGGGGGGAAAAGAAGACCGATGGTGTTTTACAAAGGCTCAAATAGAGAATTCCCCCAGCCGAAAATGTGGAATAGACGCAGAAAAAGAATTAAGTTATAGGCAACAAGCAGCCAACTATATTCAGGATATGGGCCAAAGGCTGCAAGT AACTCAACTATGTATCAACACGGCCATTGTTTACATGCACAGGTTCTTTATGTTCCACTCTTTTACAAAGTTCCATAGAAAT GAAATTGCTGCTGCCTGTTTGTTCCTTGCTGCCAAAGTAGAGGAACAGCCGCGGAAGCTCGAACATGTTGTCAGCATCGCATACCGATGTTTGCATCGAGACCAACCAAGTCTCGATACGAAAAGTGAG AAATACCTGGAGAAGGCCCAGGAATTGgtgtgcaatgaaaatatattatTGCAAGCATTAG GTTTTGATATAACGGTGGACCACCCGCATACGCATGTGGTCAAGACGTGTCAACTGGTCCGAG GCAAGCTGAAACGCATCTCAGCGGCAAAGAATAAATATGAAGAATTCTTCAGGAAGACGCTTGGTCTCCGTGTACCTCCAACCGTACTAG CAAGCAAGGATTTAGCTCAGACTTCCTACTTCCTGGCAACCAACAG CCTTCACCTGACAAGTATGTGCCTGGCTGCCAAACCCACGGTCGTGGCCTGCGTGGCGATTCACCTTGCCTGCAAGTGGTCAAGTTGGGAG TTTCCCAAATCGAAGGAAGGCAAGGATTGGTGGTCTTACGTCGACAGATCTGTCACATTGGAAATCCTTGACGACCTCACGCAGGATTTTCTGAATATTATCGAGAAGTGTCCCAGCCGTCTCAAGGGCAAGATTATGACATGGAAG tctGATGACAGCTTAGACAAGTTACAAGACCAGTATGCGGTGACTGCTCTCTCAAGCTTCAAGGATACGCGTCCGTCTAAG CCTTTGTTAAAGGATGAGAGACCTGATGATCACAAACGATCCGAGCCAGGAACAAGCCGTGCCTCCTCTCCGCAGAAAATGAAGCCGCCATCTGATAAACCAGATGTTGGCCATCCATCTGCTGCAGTTGGTGCTAGTCATGCGGAGGTGACAGCTGGGATGCGACGGTCCAAGTCTGATGCGAGTCTCGTGCACTCTTTCAAGGAATATAAAGAGATTAAGGCAAGGCAGGAAGCAGCAGCGGCCGCTCAGCAACGGACTGGTGTTGGTAATGGACACGCCAAACCTATTCCACATGCTGCTGGTTCCAGCCGGCCGCAACCAGAAATCCCACCTATGACCATGAGGATCAGACAGCCGATACCAGAAGTTTGCAAGTCTCAACCAATGCATGACGCACGGAGACCTCAACCAGGCCCAGAGGTTCGAAAACCTCTTCCGCTGCCGCAAGAGGTTCGTAAACCTTCTCAACCAGGACCTGATTTACGGAAATCTCAAAGTGTGCAAGATGTTCGCAAGCTTCAATCAGAGACAGAGGCACGAAAGTCTCAGTCCACACCAGAGGTGCATAAGCACCCAACGCCTGAAGGTCGTAAGCAGGCAACACCTGAAGGTCGTAAGCGGGTGACACCTGAAGGCCGTAGGCAAACAACGCCTGAAGGTCGAGCACGTCGAGAAGAACAAATTAAAAGTCCGCTGATTGGAAAAGAGCGGTGTGAAGTTCGATTAGAACGTATAGATAGCCGGGATCTATCTTTATCTAAATCAGGGCGGACTGACATTAAATTAGACtcagatttgaaatttgaaagacCTGATATTAAACAGGAAAGACTTAGTACCTCTGTCAAACAGGAGCGGCCAGATCGGTCGTTTTCCAGCACAAAACAAGACCGTCTGGACGGTCAACCGGATAGATTACCAAGCATCAGTTTAAAAATAGAGAAACACGGTGAGGAGCGATCTGCTAAACCAGTTAAAATGGACACTTCTGAGCCTGAGAAATTGCATGAGCGTGAACCGTTGGTTATGAGGATTCCTGTCGTTGAACAGTTGACGGCAGAGCGCGAGAAAAAGCAGGAGAAAAAAGAGCGTGAACGACGTGAGAGACATGAAAGAAAGCGCTTAGAAAGGGAGCGTgaaaaggagaaggagaaagagaaggaggggttgaagttgaaaataaaaataggTGGTCTGCAACCTGAAATACAACAGGAAGGAGGTATGAACCGATCAGCCAGTAGTGTTGATGTTAGGACTCACAAATTGAACATGGACTCACAGCAGATGCCTgcgcgtcatcatcatcatcatcatcatggacaTCATCACGATCAGAGTTCTATACGACACTCGACTAGCTCTAGTGAtttgaaattaaaaataaaCACTTCTAAACTTCAACCACCACCTCCTGGTGCGACACCTCCACCACCTGGGACAGAATCACCTGGCCAACGTAAAGAACTTCTAGGAATACGTATCAACAAACACGACCTCAAACAAAAGTCCAGTTCGTCGCGGAAACGGCCGCGTAGTCCATCAGCAGGGCATCATTCGAAACATTCGCGTCGAGAGACGTTCAGCCCGCCTAAACCTTCCGCATCGAATATGATGAATCGCTCAATACAAGATGCATTGGGTGGTGACCACCCAAATGGCAGCGGGGACCCTGACCCAGCTCTACCTCCACAATCGGACCAGGCAAGTGTTGGCCATGTCCAACTCCAAGACACATTAATACAGCGTCAGTTGATAGATCTATCCAAAAGGCAAATAACTTATCAGCGGCATGTGCTCTCGCGGCAGCCCTCGCTGCCTCCTTTACAAGCTGCACCGCCAATGCCTGACCATCCGCCCTTGCCACAGCCTCCCCTTCCACCACCAATACCCACAGAGCCCCCACCACCTTCACCCCCTCTGCCACCATCGCAGTGA
- the LOC135498024 gene encoding cyclin-T1-like isoform X2, translating to MAGGKEDRWCFTKAQIENSPSRKCGIDAEKELSYRQQAANYIQDMGQRLQVTQLCINTAIVYMHRFFMFHSFTKFHRNEIAAACLFLAAKVEEQPRKLEHVVSIAYRCLHRDQPSLDTKSEKYLEKAQELVCNENILLQALGFDITVDHPHTHVVKTCQLVRASKDLAQTSYFLATNSLHLTSMCLAAKPTVVACVAIHLACKWSSWEFPKSKEGKDWWSYVDRSVTLEILDDLTQDFLNIIEKCPSRLKGKIMTWKSDDSLDKLQDQYAVTALSSFKDTRPSKPLLKDERPDDHKRSEPGTSRASSPQKMKPPSDKPDVGHPSAAVGASHAEVTAGMRRSKSDASLVHSFKEYKEIKARQEAAAAAQQRTGVGNGHAKPIPHAAGSSRPQPEIPPMTMRIRQPIPEVCKSQPMHDARRPQPGPEVRKPLPLPQEVRKPSQPGPDLRKSQSVQDVRKLQSETEARKSQSTPEVHKHPTPEGRKQATPEGRKRVTPEGRRQTTPEGRARREEQIKSPLIGKERCEVRLERIDSRDLSLSKSGRTDIKLDSDLKFERPDIKQERLSTSVKQERPDRSFSSTKQDRLDGQPDRLPSISLKIEKHGEERSAKPVKMDTSEPEKLHEREPLVMRIPVVEQLTAEREKKQEKKERERRERHERKRLEREREKEKEKEKEGLKLKIKIGGLQPEIQQEGGMNRSASSVDVRTHKLNMDSQQMPARHHHHHHHGHHHDQSSIRHSTSSSDLKLKINTSKLQPPPPGATPPPPGTESPGQRKELLGIRINKHDLKQKSSSSRKRPRSPSAGHHSKHSRRETFSPPKPSASNMMNRSIQDALGGDHPNGSGDPDPALPPQSDQASVGHVQLQDTLIQRQLIDLSKRQITYQRHVLSRQPSLPPLQAAPPMPDHPPLPQPPLPPPIPTEPPPPSPPLPPSQ from the exons ATGGCGGGGGGAAAAGAAGACCGATGGTGTTTTACAAAGGCTCAAATAGAGAATTCCCCCAGCCGAAAATGTGGAATAGACGCAGAAAAAGAATTAAGTTATAGGCAACAAGCAGCCAACTATATTCAGGATATGGGCCAAAGGCTGCAAGT AACTCAACTATGTATCAACACGGCCATTGTTTACATGCACAGGTTCTTTATGTTCCACTCTTTTACAAAGTTCCATAGAAAT GAAATTGCTGCTGCCTGTTTGTTCCTTGCTGCCAAAGTAGAGGAACAGCCGCGGAAGCTCGAACATGTTGTCAGCATCGCATACCGATGTTTGCATCGAGACCAACCAAGTCTCGATACGAAAAGTGAG AAATACCTGGAGAAGGCCCAGGAATTGgtgtgcaatgaaaatatattatTGCAAGCATTAG GTTTTGATATAACGGTGGACCACCCGCATACGCATGTGGTCAAGACGTGTCAACTGGTCCGAG CAAGCAAGGATTTAGCTCAGACTTCCTACTTCCTGGCAACCAACAG CCTTCACCTGACAAGTATGTGCCTGGCTGCCAAACCCACGGTCGTGGCCTGCGTGGCGATTCACCTTGCCTGCAAGTGGTCAAGTTGGGAG TTTCCCAAATCGAAGGAAGGCAAGGATTGGTGGTCTTACGTCGACAGATCTGTCACATTGGAAATCCTTGACGACCTCACGCAGGATTTTCTGAATATTATCGAGAAGTGTCCCAGCCGTCTCAAGGGCAAGATTATGACATGGAAG tctGATGACAGCTTAGACAAGTTACAAGACCAGTATGCGGTGACTGCTCTCTCAAGCTTCAAGGATACGCGTCCGTCTAAG CCTTTGTTAAAGGATGAGAGACCTGATGATCACAAACGATCCGAGCCAGGAACAAGCCGTGCCTCCTCTCCGCAGAAAATGAAGCCGCCATCTGATAAACCAGATGTTGGCCATCCATCTGCTGCAGTTGGTGCTAGTCATGCGGAGGTGACAGCTGGGATGCGACGGTCCAAGTCTGATGCGAGTCTCGTGCACTCTTTCAAGGAATATAAAGAGATTAAGGCAAGGCAGGAAGCAGCAGCGGCCGCTCAGCAACGGACTGGTGTTGGTAATGGACACGCCAAACCTATTCCACATGCTGCTGGTTCCAGCCGGCCGCAACCAGAAATCCCACCTATGACCATGAGGATCAGACAGCCGATACCAGAAGTTTGCAAGTCTCAACCAATGCATGACGCACGGAGACCTCAACCAGGCCCAGAGGTTCGAAAACCTCTTCCGCTGCCGCAAGAGGTTCGTAAACCTTCTCAACCAGGACCTGATTTACGGAAATCTCAAAGTGTGCAAGATGTTCGCAAGCTTCAATCAGAGACAGAGGCACGAAAGTCTCAGTCCACACCAGAGGTGCATAAGCACCCAACGCCTGAAGGTCGTAAGCAGGCAACACCTGAAGGTCGTAAGCGGGTGACACCTGAAGGCCGTAGGCAAACAACGCCTGAAGGTCGAGCACGTCGAGAAGAACAAATTAAAAGTCCGCTGATTGGAAAAGAGCGGTGTGAAGTTCGATTAGAACGTATAGATAGCCGGGATCTATCTTTATCTAAATCAGGGCGGACTGACATTAAATTAGACtcagatttgaaatttgaaagacCTGATATTAAACAGGAAAGACTTAGTACCTCTGTCAAACAGGAGCGGCCAGATCGGTCGTTTTCCAGCACAAAACAAGACCGTCTGGACGGTCAACCGGATAGATTACCAAGCATCAGTTTAAAAATAGAGAAACACGGTGAGGAGCGATCTGCTAAACCAGTTAAAATGGACACTTCTGAGCCTGAGAAATTGCATGAGCGTGAACCGTTGGTTATGAGGATTCCTGTCGTTGAACAGTTGACGGCAGAGCGCGAGAAAAAGCAGGAGAAAAAAGAGCGTGAACGACGTGAGAGACATGAAAGAAAGCGCTTAGAAAGGGAGCGTgaaaaggagaaggagaaagagaaggaggggttgaagttgaaaataaaaataggTGGTCTGCAACCTGAAATACAACAGGAAGGAGGTATGAACCGATCAGCCAGTAGTGTTGATGTTAGGACTCACAAATTGAACATGGACTCACAGCAGATGCCTgcgcgtcatcatcatcatcatcatcatggacaTCATCACGATCAGAGTTCTATACGACACTCGACTAGCTCTAGTGAtttgaaattaaaaataaaCACTTCTAAACTTCAACCACCACCTCCTGGTGCGACACCTCCACCACCTGGGACAGAATCACCTGGCCAACGTAAAGAACTTCTAGGAATACGTATCAACAAACACGACCTCAAACAAAAGTCCAGTTCGTCGCGGAAACGGCCGCGTAGTCCATCAGCAGGGCATCATTCGAAACATTCGCGTCGAGAGACGTTCAGCCCGCCTAAACCTTCCGCATCGAATATGATGAATCGCTCAATACAAGATGCATTGGGTGGTGACCACCCAAATGGCAGCGGGGACCCTGACCCAGCTCTACCTCCACAATCGGACCAGGCAAGTGTTGGCCATGTCCAACTCCAAGACACATTAATACAGCGTCAGTTGATAGATCTATCCAAAAGGCAAATAACTTATCAGCGGCATGTGCTCTCGCGGCAGCCCTCGCTGCCTCCTTTACAAGCTGCACCGCCAATGCCTGACCATCCGCCCTTGCCACAGCCTCCCCTTCCACCACCAATACCCACAGAGCCCCCACCACCTTCACCCCCTCTGCCACCATCGCAGTGA
- the LOC135498024 gene encoding cyclin-T2-like isoform X3, whose protein sequence is MAGGKEDRWCFTKAQIENSPSRKCGIDAEKELSYRQQAANYIQDMGQRLQVTQLCINTAIVYMHRFFMFHSFTKFHRNEIAAACLFLAAKVEEQPRKLEHVVSIAYRCLHRDQPSLDTKSEKYLEKAQELVCNENILLQALGFDITVDHPHTHVVKTCQLVRGKLKRISAAKNKYEEFFRKTLGLRVPPTVLASKDLAQTSYFLATNSLHLTSMCLAAKPTVVACVAIHLACKWSSWEFPKSKEGKDWWSYVDRSVTLEILDDLTQDFLNIIEKCPSRLKGKIMTWKSDDSLDKLQDQYAVTALSSFKDTRPSKPLLKDERPDDHKRSEPGTSRASSPQKMKPPSDKPDVGHPSAAVGASHAEVTAGMRRSKSDASLVHSFKEYKEIKARQEAAAAAQQRTGVGNGHAKPIPHAAGSSRPQPEIPPMTMRIRQPIPEVCKSQPMHDARRPQPGPEVRKPLPLPQEVRKPSQPGPDLRKSQSVQDVRKLQSETEARKSQSTPEVHKHPTPEGRKQATPEGRKRVTPEGRRQTTPEGRARREEQIKSPLIGKERCEVRLERIDSRDLSLSKSGRTDIKLDSDLKFERPDIKQERLSTSVKQERPDRSFSSTKQDRLDGQPDRLPSISLKIEKHGEERSAKPVKMDTSEPEKLHEREPLVMRIPVVEQLTAEREKKQEKKERERRERHERKRLEREREKEKEKEKEGLKLKIKIGGLQPEIQQEGGMNRSASSVDVRTHKLNMDSQQMPARHHHHHHHGHHHDQSSIRHSTSSSDLKLKINTSKLQPPPPGATPPPPGTESPGQRKELLGIRINKHDLKQKSSSSRKRPRSPSAGHHSKHSRRETFSPPKPSASNMMNRSIQDALGGDHPNGSGDPDPALPPQSDQFLRKQRCQPVARPEGVSSQ, encoded by the exons ATGGCGGGGGGAAAAGAAGACCGATGGTGTTTTACAAAGGCTCAAATAGAGAATTCCCCCAGCCGAAAATGTGGAATAGACGCAGAAAAAGAATTAAGTTATAGGCAACAAGCAGCCAACTATATTCAGGATATGGGCCAAAGGCTGCAAGT AACTCAACTATGTATCAACACGGCCATTGTTTACATGCACAGGTTCTTTATGTTCCACTCTTTTACAAAGTTCCATAGAAAT GAAATTGCTGCTGCCTGTTTGTTCCTTGCTGCCAAAGTAGAGGAACAGCCGCGGAAGCTCGAACATGTTGTCAGCATCGCATACCGATGTTTGCATCGAGACCAACCAAGTCTCGATACGAAAAGTGAG AAATACCTGGAGAAGGCCCAGGAATTGgtgtgcaatgaaaatatattatTGCAAGCATTAG GTTTTGATATAACGGTGGACCACCCGCATACGCATGTGGTCAAGACGTGTCAACTGGTCCGAG GCAAGCTGAAACGCATCTCAGCGGCAAAGAATAAATATGAAGAATTCTTCAGGAAGACGCTTGGTCTCCGTGTACCTCCAACCGTACTAG CAAGCAAGGATTTAGCTCAGACTTCCTACTTCCTGGCAACCAACAG CCTTCACCTGACAAGTATGTGCCTGGCTGCCAAACCCACGGTCGTGGCCTGCGTGGCGATTCACCTTGCCTGCAAGTGGTCAAGTTGGGAG TTTCCCAAATCGAAGGAAGGCAAGGATTGGTGGTCTTACGTCGACAGATCTGTCACATTGGAAATCCTTGACGACCTCACGCAGGATTTTCTGAATATTATCGAGAAGTGTCCCAGCCGTCTCAAGGGCAAGATTATGACATGGAAG tctGATGACAGCTTAGACAAGTTACAAGACCAGTATGCGGTGACTGCTCTCTCAAGCTTCAAGGATACGCGTCCGTCTAAG CCTTTGTTAAAGGATGAGAGACCTGATGATCACAAACGATCCGAGCCAGGAACAAGCCGTGCCTCCTCTCCGCAGAAAATGAAGCCGCCATCTGATAAACCAGATGTTGGCCATCCATCTGCTGCAGTTGGTGCTAGTCATGCGGAGGTGACAGCTGGGATGCGACGGTCCAAGTCTGATGCGAGTCTCGTGCACTCTTTCAAGGAATATAAAGAGATTAAGGCAAGGCAGGAAGCAGCAGCGGCCGCTCAGCAACGGACTGGTGTTGGTAATGGACACGCCAAACCTATTCCACATGCTGCTGGTTCCAGCCGGCCGCAACCAGAAATCCCACCTATGACCATGAGGATCAGACAGCCGATACCAGAAGTTTGCAAGTCTCAACCAATGCATGACGCACGGAGACCTCAACCAGGCCCAGAGGTTCGAAAACCTCTTCCGCTGCCGCAAGAGGTTCGTAAACCTTCTCAACCAGGACCTGATTTACGGAAATCTCAAAGTGTGCAAGATGTTCGCAAGCTTCAATCAGAGACAGAGGCACGAAAGTCTCAGTCCACACCAGAGGTGCATAAGCACCCAACGCCTGAAGGTCGTAAGCAGGCAACACCTGAAGGTCGTAAGCGGGTGACACCTGAAGGCCGTAGGCAAACAACGCCTGAAGGTCGAGCACGTCGAGAAGAACAAATTAAAAGTCCGCTGATTGGAAAAGAGCGGTGTGAAGTTCGATTAGAACGTATAGATAGCCGGGATCTATCTTTATCTAAATCAGGGCGGACTGACATTAAATTAGACtcagatttgaaatttgaaagacCTGATATTAAACAGGAAAGACTTAGTACCTCTGTCAAACAGGAGCGGCCAGATCGGTCGTTTTCCAGCACAAAACAAGACCGTCTGGACGGTCAACCGGATAGATTACCAAGCATCAGTTTAAAAATAGAGAAACACGGTGAGGAGCGATCTGCTAAACCAGTTAAAATGGACACTTCTGAGCCTGAGAAATTGCATGAGCGTGAACCGTTGGTTATGAGGATTCCTGTCGTTGAACAGTTGACGGCAGAGCGCGAGAAAAAGCAGGAGAAAAAAGAGCGTGAACGACGTGAGAGACATGAAAGAAAGCGCTTAGAAAGGGAGCGTgaaaaggagaaggagaaagagaaggaggggttgaagttgaaaataaaaataggTGGTCTGCAACCTGAAATACAACAGGAAGGAGGTATGAACCGATCAGCCAGTAGTGTTGATGTTAGGACTCACAAATTGAACATGGACTCACAGCAGATGCCTgcgcgtcatcatcatcatcatcatcatggacaTCATCACGATCAGAGTTCTATACGACACTCGACTAGCTCTAGTGAtttgaaattaaaaataaaCACTTCTAAACTTCAACCACCACCTCCTGGTGCGACACCTCCACCACCTGGGACAGAATCACCTGGCCAACGTAAAGAACTTCTAGGAATACGTATCAACAAACACGACCTCAAACAAAAGTCCAGTTCGTCGCGGAAACGGCCGCGTAGTCCATCAGCAGGGCATCATTCGAAACATTCGCGTCGAGAGACGTTCAGCCCGCCTAAACCTTCCGCATCGAATATGATGAATCGCTCAATACAAGATGCATTGGGTGGTGACCACCCAAATGGCAGCGGGGACCCTGACCCAGCTCTACCTCCACAATCGGACCAG TTCCTCCGAAAGCAAAGATGCCAACCAGTAGCACGGCCTGAAGGTGTCTCGTCCCAATGA